From Pseudovibrio sp. Tun.PSC04-5.I4, a single genomic window includes:
- a CDS encoding GNAT family N-acetyltransferase, protein MHKAKGHWGYDPKDMELFCEHWKITPQMIEEDKILTITENTTPLGFVRVVNEGNGIALLDCLFVLPQAHGKGYGAWLLEGAEELAKRMNCNHLRLESDANAVPFYERHKYSVTSERPSAFKNAGDIRFMEKDLTPKIRQISSINLKLNTNTTWDFAVKNETAIQDHWQTLTQSNPDLWDGRVLSLYHYTFEAQHLVGSLVETNYSAFLAWRDWGFPDRKAKNLFGCTILRSSEGHLVFGKMASNTATAGQVYPPGGNLDLNDITETGLVDIHGSIARELEEETGFKHSDGDLGELIAVEDGPRLAIARVLTLPLTAEQILAKILHFNANQEKPELDEVVIVKTLSNLDAHNVPPHARRLAEHVLN, encoded by the coding sequence ATGCATAAGGCAAAAGGTCACTGGGGATATGACCCTAAGGATATGGAGCTGTTTTGTGAGCATTGGAAAATTACACCTCAAATGATTGAGGAGGACAAAATCCTCACCATCACGGAAAACACAACGCCCCTTGGGTTTGTACGGGTCGTGAATGAGGGCAATGGCATTGCGCTACTGGATTGTTTGTTTGTGTTGCCGCAAGCCCACGGCAAAGGCTATGGAGCTTGGCTGCTAGAAGGTGCGGAGGAACTGGCAAAGCGCATGAACTGCAATCACCTGCGTTTGGAATCAGATGCCAATGCAGTGCCCTTCTACGAACGCCATAAGTATTCAGTCACAAGCGAACGCCCTAGCGCCTTTAAGAATGCCGGTGACATTCGTTTTATGGAAAAGGACCTGACACCGAAAATTCGGCAGATCTCATCCATCAATCTCAAGCTCAATACAAACACCACTTGGGATTTCGCGGTAAAAAACGAAACCGCCATACAAGACCACTGGCAGACCCTCACGCAGAGCAATCCAGACCTTTGGGATGGCCGTGTCCTCTCTTTGTATCACTACACATTTGAGGCCCAACATTTAGTTGGGTCACTCGTAGAAACCAACTACTCCGCATTTCTGGCGTGGAGAGATTGGGGATTTCCAGATCGCAAGGCCAAAAACCTTTTCGGGTGCACAATCCTGCGCTCCAGCGAAGGGCACCTCGTGTTTGGCAAGATGGCCAGCAACACAGCAACGGCAGGTCAGGTTTATCCTCCCGGCGGCAATCTGGATCTCAATGATATCACCGAAACGGGCTTGGTGGACATTCATGGGTCCATTGCCCGCGAGCTGGAGGAAGAAACCGGCTTCAAACACAGCGATGGAGACCTCGGTGAGTTGATCGCTGTTGAAGACGGCCCTCGCCTTGCCATAGCCCGAGTTCTCACATTACCTCTCACCGCAGAGCAAATCCTTGCAAAAATCTTACATTTCAACGCAAACCAAGAAAAACCTGAGTTGGATGAAGTGGTTATCGTTAAAACTCTTTCGAACTTGGACGCACATAATGTCCCTCCTCACGCACGGAGGCTCGCTGAACATGTGTTGAATTAA
- a CDS encoding 2-isopropylmalate synthase, whose translation MTAPAKDQVVIFDTTLRDGEQSPGASMTLEEKLQVAELLDTMGVNIIEAGFPIASVGDFEAVSEIAKRSKNSVIAGLARAIPGDIERAGEAVKFANQGRIHTFVSTSPIHLQYQMNKSEEEVLEIISKTVAQARNLIDDIEWSAMDATRTSIEYLSRCVEAAISAGATTINLPDTVGYATPAEYQMMFEQVIANVPNSDKAVFSAHCHNDLGLAVANSLAGVAGGARQIECTINGLGERAGNAALEEIVMAVRTRGDVLPYECTIDPSYLTRASKLVSAVSSFPVQYNKAIVGKNAFAHESGIHQDGMLKHAETYEIMRPEDVGVRATSLVMGKHSGRHAFKDKLSELGYELGDNALQDAFRRFKDLADRKKNVYDEDIEALVEDQITIESETVKVIALTVIAGTGGPQKAILTMDVNGKHETREATGDGPVDATFNAIKAIWPHDANMSLYQVHAVTEGTDAQAEVSVRLEDNGKISTGKGADTDTLVASARAYVSALNKLTIRRQRQVNVEDAITV comes from the coding sequence ATGACCGCACCAGCCAAAGACCAAGTTGTCATTTTTGACACCACCTTGCGTGACGGAGAGCAATCTCCCGGCGCTTCCATGACATTGGAAGAAAAACTGCAAGTTGCTGAGTTGCTTGACACAATGGGCGTCAACATCATCGAAGCAGGTTTCCCGATCGCCTCAGTTGGCGATTTCGAAGCAGTTAGCGAAATTGCGAAACGCTCCAAAAACTCCGTCATAGCAGGCTTGGCCCGCGCTATCCCGGGGGATATCGAACGCGCTGGTGAAGCAGTCAAATTCGCCAATCAAGGCCGCATCCATACATTTGTATCCACCTCTCCAATTCATCTGCAATATCAGATGAATAAGAGCGAGGAAGAGGTACTTGAGATCATTTCAAAAACAGTTGCTCAGGCCCGTAACCTGATCGATGACATTGAATGGTCCGCAATGGATGCAACCCGGACATCCATCGAATACCTGAGCCGCTGTGTTGAAGCTGCAATCTCCGCAGGCGCAACGACCATCAACCTGCCTGATACAGTAGGTTACGCGACCCCAGCTGAATATCAGATGATGTTTGAACAGGTTATCGCAAACGTTCCAAACTCAGATAAAGCAGTATTCTCGGCCCACTGTCACAACGATTTGGGTTTGGCTGTTGCAAACTCTTTGGCAGGTGTTGCTGGTGGCGCTCGTCAGATTGAGTGTACAATCAATGGCTTAGGCGAACGAGCAGGCAATGCAGCTCTGGAAGAAATCGTCATGGCTGTGCGGACCCGCGGCGATGTACTGCCATACGAGTGTACAATCGATCCGAGCTACCTGACCCGCGCTTCCAAGCTGGTTTCTGCAGTCTCCTCTTTCCCGGTCCAGTACAACAAAGCCATCGTCGGTAAGAACGCGTTCGCACACGAAAGCGGCATCCATCAGGATGGCATGCTGAAGCACGCTGAAACCTACGAAATCATGCGCCCGGAAGACGTAGGAGTTCGTGCAACTTCCTTGGTCATGGGCAAACACTCTGGCCGTCATGCCTTCAAAGACAAGTTGTCTGAGCTCGGTTATGAGCTGGGCGACAATGCTTTGCAGGATGCATTCCGCCGCTTTAAAGACTTGGCAGATCGCAAGAAAAACGTTTACGACGAAGACATTGAAGCTCTGGTGGAAGATCAGATCACCATCGAAAGCGAAACCGTCAAAGTTATCGCATTGACCGTCATCGCTGGTACAGGCGGCCCGCAGAAGGCAATCCTGACCATGGATGTCAACGGCAAGCATGAAACCCGCGAAGCTACGGGGGACGGACCTGTTGATGCGACCTTTAACGCCATCAAGGCAATTTGGCCGCATGATGCAAACATGTCATTGTATCAAGTACATGCAGTGACTGAAGGCACCGATGCGCAGGCTGAAGTGTCCGTTCGTTTGGAAGACAATGGCAAGATTTCTACGGGTAAAGGTGCTGACACAGATACACTGGTCGCTTCTGCCCGCGCTTACGTCTCCGCATTGAACAAGCTGACAATCCGGCGCCAACGTCAAGTCAATGTAGAAGACGCAATCACAGTTTAA
- a CDS encoding L-histidine N(alpha)-methyltransferase, protein MQSAKKSQLQIFSEESERFKAEVFQCLEQRPKRLPSHYMYDNAGSELFEQVTNLPNYYITRSEIGRGFNSPVQQHGEGQGIADLAF, encoded by the coding sequence ATGCAATCTGCCAAGAAGAGCCAACTCCAGATCTTCTCAGAGGAAAGCGAACGTTTCAAAGCTGAAGTATTCCAATGTCTTGAACAAAGGCCCAAGCGCCTCCCAAGTCATTACATGTATGATAACGCAGGCTCAGAACTCTTCGAACAAGTAACAAACCTCCCCAATTATTACATTACTCGCTCAGAAATTGGCCGCGGATTCAACTCGCCAGTGCAACAGCATGGTGAAGGCCAAGGAATAGCTGATTTGGCGTTTTAA
- a CDS encoding PhzF family phenazine biosynthesis protein codes for MARPYALLDVFTNKALAGNPLAVVLNAEGLSDAEMQAITGEFNLSETVFVFPPQNPAHNAAIRIFTPAMELPFAGHPTVGTAILLAENRFGAPHNDMDALVLLEEKIGLIRCAVAIQNGQATSAEFDVPKLPERGQKLGDKDVIAAALSLEPNEITFENHRPISMDSGIPFAFVPVADMDAMKRIQPVQKYWDEAFSAIPHNNAFAYCRQTIHMDSAFHARMVYFDGGIPREDAATGSAVAAFAGVIAEFDQPLDGTHTHKIEQGFEMGRPSFISLEMEIQGGAIRTHRIGGQSVILARGELNY; via the coding sequence ATGGCCAGACCTTATGCCCTGCTCGACGTTTTCACCAATAAGGCGCTGGCAGGAAACCCGCTCGCGGTAGTGTTGAATGCAGAAGGCTTATCTGACGCCGAAATGCAGGCAATCACCGGGGAATTTAATCTCTCAGAAACCGTCTTCGTCTTCCCTCCGCAAAACCCAGCGCATAACGCTGCCATTCGCATATTTACACCTGCCATGGAACTGCCATTTGCCGGACATCCAACCGTAGGCACAGCCATATTGCTGGCCGAAAACCGGTTTGGCGCGCCTCATAACGATATGGATGCGCTGGTTTTGCTGGAAGAAAAAATCGGCCTCATCCGTTGCGCCGTGGCCATCCAAAATGGCCAGGCAACCTCCGCTGAGTTTGACGTACCAAAACTGCCAGAGCGCGGGCAGAAACTGGGAGACAAAGACGTCATTGCCGCAGCTCTCTCGCTGGAACCAAATGAAATTACATTTGAAAACCATCGTCCTATCTCCATGGATTCAGGTATTCCCTTCGCATTTGTACCAGTGGCAGACATGGACGCTATGAAGCGCATTCAGCCCGTGCAAAAGTATTGGGATGAAGCCTTCAGCGCTATCCCCCACAACAACGCCTTTGCCTATTGCCGGCAGACCATCCATATGGACAGCGCCTTCCACGCCCGCATGGTGTATTTCGATGGCGGCATCCCCCGTGAAGACGCAGCAACCGGATCCGCGGTTGCAGCCTTTGCCGGCGTTATCGCAGAATTCGACCAACCATTGGATGGAACCCACACCCACAAAATCGAGCAAGGTTTTGAGATGGGCCGTCCCTCCTTCATATCGCTGGAGATGGAGATACAAGGTGGGGCCATCCGAACGCACCGCATCGGTGGGCAATCAGTTATCCTCGCGCGTGGTGAGTTGAATTATTAA